From Roseburia hominis, the proteins below share one genomic window:
- a CDS encoding HAD family phosphatase, producing MLKNIIFDMGNVLLEYDPEVPLRAFCDSEEARNCIRAELFQGPEWVESDLGYLTPEGMFEKVSRRVPEKWHGALMRCTEEWNICMTPVAGARRFCDGLREEGYHLYVLSNASKDFYNYFPRFADLDYFDGVVVSADIHLIKPDPAIYRYLLETYHLIPEECLFIDDRPENVEAAGKLGIHGHVFSGDYPRIKEMWF from the coding sequence ATGCTTAAGAATATTATTTTCGATATGGGAAATGTACTGCTGGAGTATGACCCGGAGGTTCCGCTTCGCGCATTCTGCGATTCCGAGGAGGCAAGGAATTGTATCCGGGCAGAATTATTTCAGGGGCCGGAGTGGGTGGAGAGCGACCTGGGGTATCTGACGCCGGAGGGCATGTTTGAAAAGGTCAGCCGCCGCGTGCCCGAAAAATGGCATGGCGCGCTGATGCGCTGCACCGAGGAATGGAACATCTGTATGACTCCGGTTGCAGGCGCACGCAGGTTTTGCGACGGGCTCCGCGAGGAAGGATACCATTTATATGTTTTATCCAATGCCAGCAAAGATTTCTATAATTATTTTCCCCGCTTTGCGGATCTTGACTATTTTGACGGAGTCGTCGTGTCGGCTGATATCCATCTGATCAAGCCGGACCCGGCGATCTACCGTTATCTGTTAGAGACCTATCATCTGATTCCAGAGGAATGCCTGTTCATCGACGACAGGCCGGAAAATGTGGAGGCGGCTGGGAAGCTGGGGATTCATGGACATGTATTTTCAGGGGATTATCCGAGAATTAAGGAAATGTGGTTTTGA
- a CDS encoding GNAT family N-acetyltransferase gives MQTGRVRQEEISEVSALMCRNFLEVNIRDYPRAMMEELAGSHTPEKVAEIAKNGHMYVVRSEEGRILGTGTICMMEGSETDSYIMSVSVLPEYQGKGIGRRIMEALEQDELFRSTRRTELHASITAHQFYEALGYHYMKGKESPNELGLYDMEKKREEL, from the coding sequence ATGCAGACAGGGAGAGTAAGACAGGAGGAAATCAGCGAAGTTTCGGCGCTTATGTGCCGTAATTTTCTGGAGGTGAATATCCGGGACTATCCCCGCGCGATGATGGAGGAGCTTGCAGGCAGCCATACGCCGGAAAAAGTGGCGGAAATAGCAAAAAACGGGCACATGTATGTGGTGCGAAGCGAAGAGGGAAGGATATTGGGCACCGGAACGATCTGTATGATGGAGGGAAGCGAGACGGACAGCTACATTATGAGTGTGTCCGTGCTGCCGGAGTATCAGGGAAAGGGAATCGGGCGAAGGATTATGGAGGCGCTGGAACAAGATGAGCTGTTTCGCAGCACAAGACGAACAGAATTGCACGCGTCCATCACGGCCCACCAGTTTTATGAAGCATTGGGATATCACTATATGAAAGGCAAGGAGAGCCCAAATGAACTGGGACTATATGATATGGAAAAGAAAAGGGAGGAGCTGTAA